Genomic segment of Catenibacterium mitsuokai:
GGTGAGAGGTCTGTGTCCAATTCTAGAATTGTATCATGCTTATCCTTAGACACTGATACAACAGGATGTAATTCATCCTCTAAACGAGCAAAAGGATGCATTGCCTGAGGGATTTCTTCAAGTAAATCCCAGAAAGCATCGACATTATCATCATTGATGAATAAAGTGTTATTACTAGATAAATGTGAATGATAATATCTTAAAATAAATTGATAAATCTTCTTTGAAGGTTCATCAAGAATATCAGGATTATGCACAAAAGCGAGTGTCTTACCATACGTATGATATTCATTATTTTGCATTTGTGTCACAAAATTAGGAATACTCTTTACAATATAATCTCTATTACGTCCAATCTTTAAAGTAATGCCAAACTGCCAGTCATCTGCATATAGTCTTAAATGAACAGGTGTAGAATCAACAGGTGTAAACTGATTCACTAATTGTTTTTTAATATAATCAGTCAGTTCATTGGTTTCCTTTTCTCTTTCTTTACGTCTATATTCCTGCATACGCTGTTCCCATAAAAGACGTTCTCTCATAGCACTTTTCTTTTCTTCCTGTGCACGCTTTTGTAAATCAACAGCATAACGATAAGGGAACGTGTTAGGAGATAACTCCTGAACCTTTAAGATAAGGGCACCTATATGACCACAGGCTGTATATTCATCGGCATAAATACAATTACAGTCTGTAGAAACTATTTTAGAATTGGGATTTACAAGAACACGAGGAAGATAGATATTACCATTAATCATAACCTTACCAGAAATATGATAATAACCACGATTATCAGTTGTAATAGAAACATTCACAACATAATCTCTTCGATAATATTCTCGTGCAATATCACGGTTACGTGCTCTAGATACAACACGTTCAAATTCATTATCAGTGATAAATAACATAGCAATTCCTCCTAATCTAACTAATTATATCATAAGAAAGAACACAAAAAAACTGGAATAAAATTTATTCCAGTTCAACAGGTTCCTGTTGTAGAGTTAAACCATATTTCTTTTTAATAATAGAAACGATTTCTTCTCTAGCCTGTTTTAAGTGTGCATAACTTTGTGCACTTTCATTAATTAAGATCAGTGCAGCTTTCTCAGATACACGCATGCCATGGAAAACCATTCCCTTTAATCCAGCATGGTCTATCAACCATCCAGAAGGGACTTTATTTCCTTCCCATACCGGTACATTCATGCCTCTTAAACGATCAGCTTCAGCATCATCTAAATAAACATTCTTAAAGAATGATCCAGAACTTGCCATTTCTTCAGGTTTAGGAAGCTTGGACCAGCGTATTTCAGTCACCATCTCTCTAATAGATTTAGGAGAGAAATCAGTAATCTGATGTTCTTCTACATAATTCTGTAAAGAAGTATAGAAAGGAGGAGTAAGTGTATCATGACTTAAGTGAATAGTCATAGAGATAATCAAATAACGTCCTGCATCTTCACCATGATTGAAGATACTTGATCTATAGCCTAGCTTCATATCTTCAGCTTTAATAGTGACATACTTTTCTTCCTTTAAATCATAAGCAAGAACAGAGTCTAATACCTGTACAATTTCCTGACCATAAGCACCTACATTCTGTACAGGTGCAGCACCTACTGTACCAGGAATAGCACTCAATGCTTCAATACCAGATAAATTTTTTTCTGTAGTGAAAGCAACAAGATCATCAAGTAGTTCTCCACCCATTGCAACAACTGTTAATTCATCAATAGAACGTATACCCTTAATACGGTTTAAAAGAATAACCCCCTTGAAACCTTCATCTTTTCCAATTACATTACTTCCTGTTCCTAAAATAAATACAGGAAGCTGACGTTCTTTTGCAAATAAGTAAGCTTTTTCTACATCTTCTACGGTCTCTAATTCAATCACATAACGCGCTAGACCGCCTAGGCGCATTGTAGTGAGTTCCTTGATTTCTACATTCTCATTTATTCTCATAAAGTGCATTATAACATAGTTTTTTCAAAAGTGTGCATTAATGATGGAACAATCTCTGATGTGTGAATGCAAGAACCATATCATACTTATTACATGTATCAATAACATGGTCATCACGAATAGAACCACCAGGCTCACCCACATACTTTACACCACTCTTATGGGCACGTTCAATATTATCTCCAAATGGGAAGAATGCATCACTACCTAGTACAACATCTGTATTCTTCTTTAACCATTCTTTCTTTTCTTCTTTTGTGAATACTTCTGGTTTTACCTTGAAATAGTTCTGCCATACATCCTCACCAAGTACATCTTCATAATCATCTGATACATACGCATCAATTGTATTATCCTTTTCAGCACGTTTTAGACCATCTGCAAACTGTAAACCTAATACCTTAGGATGCTGACGTAAGAACCAGACATCTGCCTTATTACCAGCAAGTCTTGTACAATGAATACGAGACTGCTGGCCAGCTCCAATACCAATAGCCTGACCATTCTTGACATAACATACAGAATTAGACTGTGTATACTTTAATGTGATCATAGAAAGGATTAAATCATGTAATGCATGTTCAGGAATATCTTTATTCTTAGATACAACATCCTTAAACATCTCTTCATTAATCACGCAGTTATTTCTACCTTGCTGGAATGTAATACCAAATACCTGTTTAATTTCTACTGGATTAGGTACATAATGGGGATCCATCTGTAATACACAATAAGTGCCTCTTCTTTTCTTCTTAAGTATTTCTAAAGCTTCTTTTGTATAACCAGGCGCAATAATACCATCACTGACTTCACGATTAATAAGCTTAGCAGTTACTTCATCACATACATCAGAAAGAGCACAGAAATCACCATATGAACTCATACGGTCACTACCTCTTGCCTTAATATATGCATTAGCGATTGGACTTAACACTTCAGCACTTTCCTTTACAAAATACATCTGTCTTTCTACTTCAGTTAAAGGTGTCCCGATAGCTACACCAGCAGGAGATACATGCTTAAAACTTGCCGCACAGCTCATATGAGTTGCTTCCTTTAATTCCTTCACTAGCTGCCAGCTATTAAAAGCATCTAATAAGTTGATATAACCAGGTTTACCATTTAAGACAGTAAAAGGAAGTTCTCCTTCTTCCATAAACACTTTAGCAGGTTTCTGATTAGGGTTACAGCCATACTTTAATTCTAATTCTTTCATAGATTCCTCCAAAAAAAGAAGCCGACACATACTCCAGGCTTCTTTGCCCAGACGGTCGGCTTCTTCATTTGATTTATTATACTCCCTGTGGTCAATTCCACTTCCGTCAGTCATATAACTAATGTCATTATAGATAAAAGAATATAATAAAACAAGCATTTTCATTATATAAAAATAGAATGTAAACGCTTGCATAATTGTAATTATTAGGCTATAATTAAGTCAGAAAGAGAGGAGGAAGACCTCCTTAACATATACATTCATCTCAAAGAACTTGGTCAGAAAGGAGAGATTCCCATGGGATACTGTGACTGAGTATCCATTGAGGATACTCAATTAAATTAGGAAAAACGTATTTATCCACCGATAATGATTTATATGCAATATCGATAATGTATGGTTTATATGATGGGTGGAAACGGGAGATAGCTCCTGAATATAATAATAAGGTACGTTGATCTATATATTGGAAGGCTATAAAAAGGTTTTCCCATTTATCTATGATGCTGGAAATTGAATCCAAAAGATGTAATCCTAGTATCCAGCAGAAAAAGCTATGGTGATGTAAAAGCCATAGCTTTTTCATTTGAAAACAAAAACCTCCTGTCGATAGACAAGGAGATTTTTGCGCAGGTAGGCTCACTTAGAGTACTTCTACCGCTGGCGTAGTTGTTTTGTATAGTATATGTATACTAACGTCAATTGTATTTGTGAAAAAGCATCTATTTATCAATAAATTTTCATTTTATAAAAATTAGATGAAAACGCTTGCATTCATGCGAATGATAATGTATGATATAAGCGAAAAGAGAAGACAGAAGATAAAACATTAAATATAAGACATGTTACTTGACTTCCTAGTCTAACGAACCGAAAAGTAAAATGAAGAAATACGGCGATTATAGTAAGATTCGATCTTATATTAAATGAGAAATGAAAATTTCTAATAAAATGTTGAATCCATAAAAAGTCTAATAATAAAAAGAACTCAATATCAATAAGATGGGTTTGATAAATTATTCAAATGAGTCTAATGCTTCTCCTTATATAGCAAAAGAGGAATCCAAATGGGTTCCTCTTTTCGTTTAGCTTTCTTCTATTTCTAATAGTTCTAGATAACGTTCATTCTTTTCTTCTAAAGTCTTTTCAACTTCATCACGTTCTTTACTTAATTCATCGAGCTTTTCAAAATCCTGGGTACTTCCCATTTCTTCATCGATTTCACTTAAACGTGTTTCTAGATTCATAAGAAGATCATCCATACCTTCTAGTTCTTTCTTTTCACTGAAGGTTAATCTTCTCTTTCTATTTTCTTTAGCCTGTTTACGATAGTCTTCTCTTTGAGATTCTGTTTCTTTCTTAGTATTAGTGATATCAATAGAAGCACTATAGCCACCATTCACATAATGAATTTCCTGATCCTTAAAGACAAATAAACCATCCACAATACGATCTAGAAAATAACGGTCATGGGATACAGTAATCACAATACCTTTAAATGTATCTAGATAATCTTCTAATACATTCAATGTTTCAATATCTAAGTCATTCGTCGGTTCATCTAATAGTAATACATTCGGTGCACCCATTAAAACCTTTAATAAATAAAGTCTTCTCTGTTCACCACCTGATAACTTACCAATCTGTGTATATTGGGCATGGTCATCAAATAAGAAACGTTCACACATATTACGAGCACTAAGTGTACCTTCACTTGTTTCTAGATTATCACTTGTTTCTCTAATATAATCAATAACTCTCATTGTAGGATCATCATAATGGAAATGCTGCTGGAAATAGCCCATACGGATTGTATCACCAATAATAATCTCACCATCATAATCAGTGATAATACCTGCAATCATATTGAGTAACGTTGTCTTACCACAGCCATTTTGTCCTAATATACCTATACGGTCAAATCTCTTAAATAAATAAGAAAATGGCTTAAACATCACCTTATCAGGATAGCTTTTAGACACATTCACTAACTCAATAGTCTTCTTACCTAAACGACTTGTAGTATCTATAAGTTCAACAGTTCCTTTCTCCTGAATTTGTTCAATAGAAGATAATTCTTCAAAACGCTGTAAACGGTCTTTACTCTTAGTAGAACGTGCCTGAACACCTGCTCTGACCCATTCTAATTCTTTCTTTAAGAAGAGGTTTCTTTTTCTTTGTGCCTGTAAGGCATTGTTTTCTCTTTCTGCCTTTAATTCTAGGAAGTGTGAATAATTGGCTACATAAGGGAAAATCTCACCTCTATCTAATTCATAGATCTTATTTGTAATACGTTCTAGGAAGTAACGATCATGAGTGACCATAAGTAACCCTTTAGAACGCTTAATTAAATATTTTTCTAGATATTCAATCATAGGGGTATCTAGATGGTTAGTCGGTTCATCTAGAATAAGTAAATCACATTCTTCCAGTAATACGATAGCAAGAGCTAAACGTTTTTTCTGACCCCCAGATAAAGTACTGATTACCTGATCCATATCTTCTAAACCAAAACGTGTCAAAGAAGACTTAATAGAATATTCAGGGACATCCTTAAGAATATGTTTTGCTTCATTAAGAATCGTTTCATTATCTCTAAATACAGGATTCTGAGGTAAATAAGCAATCTTTAGATCCTTCTTATAAGTGATTGCAGGACTGTCATGATGGGCAATCATCTTTAATAAAGTACTCTTACCTGTTCCATTGACACCAACTAAGGCAATCTTATCTGTATCCTCTACAATCATATTCAAGTTCTTATACAACTGTCTCTCACCAATCGCATAAGATAAATTCTGTATATTAATTAACATGTAGTCACCTCTATAAAAGAGAGTGGAATAAATCATCCACTTCTTGTTTTCTCTTCTTAGTCTCTTCAGGTAAAACACGGAAGCATTCATCTAATACATCATTTTCATGTGCATTTAAACCTCTCTTTAAAATGGTTTCACCTGTCTTTAAGTTTTCTAGATGATAATACCCTTTTTCATCAATTCTTTCAACAACCCACATGATTCCATCTCCTCTTTGTTTTCCTCATTATAGCATGCTATAATGGGGAAAAGGAGTGTGAACTTTTATGAATAATATTCTTTTATTTGGTTTATGTGTTGTTGTGCCAGTGCTTATTCCTTTAATTATCGCATTATTAGTGGCTGTATTATGGAAAATAAAATAAGTACAAAAGGTGTATTCTTCTTGCTTATGACAGCATTCTGCTGGTCACTTGCAGGTTTATTTATACGTGCAAGCCACTTAAATGGGCTGGGATTCTCAATGATGAGTTCTATTGTCGCAATACCTCTTAGTATGATCATTCATCATAAGAAGCTGGTATTCAATAAAATGACAGTTACAGTGGGGGTCTTTCAGTTCCTTATGAGTTTAACATTCATCTATGCCAATAAGCTCACATCAGTGGCCAATGCGATTGTATTACAATACTCATCAACAATCTTTGTATTGATCTATCAATCAATTGATTTACGTAAATTACCGACAAAAAGACAAATGGGGATCATTGCGATTGTCTTTATCGGTATGGCACTATTCTTTGCGGATACTCTTTCCTTCTCGCATCTATTAGGAAATATACTCGCAATTATATCAGGAGCCTGCTTTGGAATGCAGTTCTACCTCAACAACAAAGAAGAGGCTGAAGCTTTCTCTTCGACAATATTTGCTTATATGTTCTCTCTTACAGTAGGCTTAATTGTCTTTAGAGGACTTCCTAACTTCCATATTACTGATGCCTTTGGTGTATGTGGTTATGGTTTCTTTCCAATGTGTTTAGGTGGTATATTTCTTGCATTAGGTATTTCTTGTACAGAAGCTTTTACAGCCAATCTTATTTGCATGTTAGAAGTCATTCTAGCGCCTCTGTGGGCTTTTATCTTCTTCCATGAGACAATATCTGGTATCAGTTTAATTGGTGCAGGAATGGTTGTAGGGGGCATTATCTTAAACTTAGTATTAGACTTTAAAAAAGCAGCCATCTAGGCTGCTTCTTTTGATTGTAGACCATTTCTACTTCGATATATTCATAATGTCCTCGATGGTCTTGTTTTTCAACAAATTGTCACACGCTTCATTAAGATCTACAAAAATAGAATCAATGGCTTGTTCTACTTTAGAGTCCTTAATGGCTTCTCTTCCATCTTCTCCATTGTGCCAAGTCACATGGATATAATCATTTGAGACAGATTTCGCAATCTCAGATAAAGTAATATCATCAGCTTCTTTATCAAGACGATATCCTCCATCAACACCTGCTTTAGCCTTAATAAGGCCCGCTTCTCTCAATTTGATCATAACACGTCTTACACGTACTGGATGAGTGCAAATATGCTTTGCAAGTTCATCGCTAGAAATAAGGTCTTGGTTTTTACCTAAATAGACGAGAGCGTGGACAGCAATACTAAAATCACTAGTCATACGTATCACCTCCATATAAAACTTCTATTATTATTTCCATTTACATAATAATGCCTTTTGTAAATATTTACAAGATTATTTTGGAAAAAATTCACTAATAACACTCAAAAAAAAGCCTTTTGTAATCAACACTTTTACAATTTTGACTGGAAAAATATTAAAAGAAAGCATATCATTCGTAGTCTTGTTCTAAAAGTGTTATGATAGTATTAGATAAAGGAGGAATTGAATATGAAATTCTATCGTTGTGAACATTGTGGTAATGTTATCACTCATTTTGTGGATTCTGGTGTACCAGTCGTTTGTTGTGGTGAACCTATGAAGGAATTAACACCAAATACAACTGATGCCGCAGTTGAAAAGCATGTTCCTGTAGTGAAAGTAGAAGATAATAAAGTAACAGTATCTGTAGGATCAGTAGAACATCCTATGACTGAAGCACACTACATTACATTAATTGTATTAGAAACTAAGAATGGTACTCAGTTTAAACAGTTAACACCTTCTGATAAGCCTGAAGCTGTATTCTATGTTGGTGAAGGTGATGAAGTTGTGGCAGCTTATGACTACTGCAATCTTCATGGTTTATGGAAAGCATAGTGAACTACTCCGACTTAATATTTTATTAAGTCGGTTTTTTTAGATGCTTACGCATCCGTTTAAGAAGATTGATATTTAAGTCTCCACCTATTG
This window contains:
- the murB gene encoding UDP-N-acetylmuramate dehydrogenase; this encodes MRINENVEIKELTTMRLGGLARYVIELETVEDVEKAYLFAKERQLPVFILGTGSNVIGKDEGFKGVILLNRIKGIRSIDELTVVAMGGELLDDLVAFTTEKNLSGIEALSAIPGTVGAAPVQNVGAYGQEIVQVLDSVLAYDLKEEKYVTIKAEDMKLGYRSSIFNHGEDAGRYLIISMTIHLSHDTLTPPFYTSLQNYVEEHQITDFSPKSIREMVTEIRWSKLPKPEEMASSGSFFKNVYLDDAEADRLRGMNVPVWEGNKVPSGWLIDHAGLKGMVFHGMRVSEKAALILINESAQSYAHLKQAREEIVSIIKKKYGLTLQQEPVELE
- a CDS encoding phosphoribosylaminoimidazolecarboxamide formyltransferase; amino-acid sequence: MKELELKYGCNPNQKPAKVFMEEGELPFTVLNGKPGYINLLDAFNSWQLVKELKEATHMSCAASFKHVSPAGVAIGTPLTEVERQMYFVKESAEVLSPIANAYIKARGSDRMSSYGDFCALSDVCDEVTAKLINREVSDGIIAPGYTKEALEILKKKRRGTYCVLQMDPHYVPNPVEIKQVFGITFQQGRNNCVINEEMFKDVVSKNKDIPEHALHDLILSMITLKYTQSNSVCYVKNGQAIGIGAGQQSRIHCTRLAGNKADVWFLRQHPKVLGLQFADGLKRAEKDNTIDAYVSDDYEDVLGEDVWQNYFKVKPEVFTKEEKKEWLKKNTDVVLGSDAFFPFGDNIERAHKSGVKYVGEPGGSIRDDHVIDTCNKYDMVLAFTHQRLFHH
- a CDS encoding ABC-F family ATP-binding cassette domain-containing protein; translated protein: MLINIQNLSYAIGERQLYKNLNMIVEDTDKIALVGVNGTGKSTLLKMIAHHDSPAITYKKDLKIAYLPQNPVFRDNETILNEAKHILKDVPEYSIKSSLTRFGLEDMDQVISTLSGGQKKRLALAIVLLEECDLLILDEPTNHLDTPMIEYLEKYLIKRSKGLLMVTHDRYFLERITNKIYELDRGEIFPYVANYSHFLELKAERENNALQAQRKRNLFLKKELEWVRAGVQARSTKSKDRLQRFEELSSIEQIQEKGTVELIDTTSRLGKKTIELVNVSKSYPDKVMFKPFSYLFKRFDRIGILGQNGCGKTTLLNMIAGIITDYDGEIIIGDTIRMGYFQQHFHYDDPTMRVIDYIRETSDNLETSEGTLSARNMCERFLFDDHAQYTQIGKLSGGEQRRLYLLKVLMGAPNVLLLDEPTNDLDIETLNVLEDYLDTFKGIVITVSHDRYFLDRIVDGLFVFKDQEIHYVNGGYSASIDITNTKKETESQREDYRKQAKENRKRRLTFSEKKELEGMDDLLMNLETRLSEIDEEMGSTQDFEKLDELSKERDEVEKTLEEKNERYLELLEIEES
- a CDS encoding DUF3006 family protein, yielding MWVVERIDEKGYYHLENLKTGETILKRGLNAHENDVLDECFRVLPEETKKRKQEVDDLFHSLL
- a CDS encoding DMT family transporter, whose translation is MENKISTKGVFFLLMTAFCWSLAGLFIRASHLNGLGFSMMSSIVAIPLSMIIHHKKLVFNKMTVTVGVFQFLMSLTFIYANKLTSVANAIVLQYSSTIFVLIYQSIDLRKLPTKRQMGIIAIVFIGMALFFADTLSFSHLLGNILAIISGACFGMQFYLNNKEEAEAFSSTIFAYMFSLTVGLIVFRGLPNFHITDAFGVCGYGFFPMCLGGIFLALGISCTEAFTANLICMLEVILAPLWAFIFFHETISGISLIGAGMVVGGIILNLVLDFKKAAI
- a CDS encoding RrF2 family transcriptional regulator, giving the protein MTSDFSIAVHALVYLGKNQDLISSDELAKHICTHPVRVRRVMIKLREAGLIKAKAGVDGGYRLDKEADDITLSEIAKSVSNDYIHVTWHNGEDGREAIKDSKVEQAIDSIFVDLNEACDNLLKNKTIEDIMNISK
- a CDS encoding desulfoferrodoxin family protein, coding for MKFYRCEHCGNVITHFVDSGVPVVCCGEPMKELTPNTTDAAVEKHVPVVKVEDNKVTVSVGSVEHPMTEAHYITLIVLETKNGTQFKQLTPSDKPEAVFYVGEGDEVVAAYDYCNLHGLWKA